From Deltaproteobacteria bacterium, the proteins below share one genomic window:
- a CDS encoding enoyl-CoA hydratase/isomerase family protein encodes MACQLSEIDTDLSRVLVITGGLDGVFCTGGDLKFWRAVPDPRSVSTAGRDVFVRLAQMSIPTIAAINGHVIGDGLGLALACDLRISSDRATFRLPETAYGFIPGWGTVRELVVSVGRARAAELLLTGRQLDTQGALAIGLISEVVPADDLIGVALERGRDLSKLSGSALEAMKCALRGGDDRTCFESVWGSPDWQEGIEALLAKRAPQFERQGGSTCCPRNRS; translated from the coding sequence ATGGCCTGCCAATTGTCGGAGATCGATACGGATTTATCGCGTGTTCTGGTTATCACGGGAGGGCTCGACGGTGTGTTCTGCACCGGCGGCGACCTGAAGTTCTGGCGTGCCGTTCCCGACCCCCGGTCCGTGAGCACGGCGGGGCGCGATGTCTTCGTTCGTCTCGCTCAAATGAGCATCCCGACCATCGCGGCGATCAACGGCCATGTAATCGGCGACGGGCTGGGCCTTGCATTGGCATGCGATCTTCGAATTTCATCCGACCGCGCGACGTTTCGATTGCCGGAGACCGCCTACGGGTTCATCCCGGGATGGGGAACCGTCCGCGAGCTCGTCGTTTCCGTCGGCAGGGCACGTGCCGCGGAGTTGCTGCTCACGGGTCGGCAGCTTGATACCCAGGGCGCTCTCGCGATCGGGCTGATCAGCGAAGTCGTTCCGGCGGACGACCTTATCGGGGTCGCGTTGGAACGGGGCCGCGACTTGTCCAAGTTGTCGGGTTCCGCCTTGGAGGCCATGAAATGCGCCTTGCGCGGCGGGGATGATCGGACGTGCTTCGAGAGCGTCTGGGGATCGCCGGATTGGCAGGAGGGGATTGAGGCGCTTCTTGCGAAAAGAGCCCCCCAGTTCGAACGACAAGGAGGATCGACATGTTGCCCGCGGAACAGAAGTTAG
- a CDS encoding DOMON-like domain-containing protein yields the protein MTGPSNLRKFSLIPFRGEEDRPDLAITGQVARQAGLLSVRCAILGKLSELAIPTPEETPGRKDALWKGTCLELFIGAMGDEAYWEFNLSPGGDWNIYRFTTYRAGMREETAVSSLPFEVRTDSDALHLSLSLDLAAMLPPGQAIDVGVCAVLRSTAGGMSHWALAHHGPRPDFHRREGFALAFPADRSARNIFP from the coding sequence GTGACGGGCCCGTCGAATCTCCGGAAATTTTCCCTGATACCGTTTCGCGGTGAGGAGGATCGTCCCGATCTCGCGATCACGGGGCAGGTCGCGCGCCAGGCGGGGCTGCTATCGGTCCGCTGCGCCATCCTTGGTAAGCTGTCGGAACTCGCCATTCCCACGCCGGAAGAGACGCCGGGCAGAAAGGACGCCCTCTGGAAGGGGACCTGTCTCGAACTCTTCATCGGAGCGATGGGTGACGAGGCGTACTGGGAATTCAACCTTTCCCCGGGCGGCGACTGGAACATCTACCGCTTCACGACGTATCGGGCGGGGATGCGGGAGGAGACGGCCGTTTCGTCCCTCCCTTTCGAGGTGCGGACGGATTCGGACGCCCTGCACCTGTCCCTTTCCCTGGATCTCGCCGCGATGCTCCCGCCGGGACAGGCGATCGATGTGGGGGTCTGCGCCGTCCTCCGGTCGACCGCGGGCGGGATGAGCCACTGGGCGCTGGCCCATCACGGCCCCCGGCCCGACTTTCACCGGAGGGAGGGGTTTGCGCTTGCCTTTCCGGCCGATCGGTCCGCCCGGAATATTTTCCCGTAA
- a CDS encoding DUF1343 domain-containing protein, with protein MEKRFGPLKGLAVGLVCNPTSVDRRLRHAADLFHEARGVRLTALFGPEHGVRGDVQYMSAVGNERDRRTGVRVHSLYGNTAESLRPPGRALRGLDALVFDIQDVGARYYTYQATMLFCMEAAARARIAFFVLDRPNPVGGSEVEGPALRPGFESFCGVHDVAVRHGLTVGELARLYREERKLDLELTVIPCRGWRRGMFQRETGLPWVFPSPNMPTPETALVYPGMCLLEGTNVSEGRGTTRPFELFGAPWLDADLLADALRSERLPGVGFRPVRFIPTWDKHAGKRCHGVELVVSDREAFRPFRTGVACVAAARAQNPSRFRWRTEPYEFVEDVPAFDLLCGSARERKAIERGRGWRDPAADWAREERAFMKRRSLHLLYGS; from the coding sequence GTGGAGAAGCGGTTCGGCCCCCTGAAGGGGCTCGCGGTCGGCCTCGTCTGCAACCCCACGTCGGTGGACCGGCGGCTGCGCCACGCCGCGGACCTGTTTCACGAAGCGCGTGGGGTGCGGCTCACCGCCCTCTTCGGGCCGGAACACGGCGTCCGGGGCGATGTCCAGTACATGTCCGCGGTGGGGAACGAGCGCGACCGGCGGACGGGAGTGCGGGTCCACTCGCTCTACGGAAATACCGCCGAATCGCTTCGGCCGCCGGGAAGGGCGTTGCGCGGGCTCGACGCGCTGGTGTTCGACATCCAGGACGTCGGCGCGCGCTACTACACCTACCAGGCCACCATGCTCTTCTGCATGGAGGCCGCGGCCCGCGCCAGGATCGCCTTCTTCGTCCTCGACCGGCCGAATCCGGTCGGAGGAAGCGAAGTGGAAGGCCCGGCGCTTCGCCCCGGCTTCGAATCCTTTTGCGGCGTGCACGACGTGGCGGTCCGCCACGGCCTCACCGTGGGCGAGCTGGCCCGGCTGTACCGCGAGGAGCGGAAGCTCGACCTCGAGCTCACCGTGATCCCGTGCCGGGGCTGGCGTCGGGGGATGTTCCAGCGCGAAACCGGACTCCCGTGGGTGTTCCCTTCCCCCAACATGCCGACGCCGGAGACGGCGCTGGTCTACCCGGGGATGTGCCTCCTCGAGGGGACGAACGTAAGCGAGGGGCGCGGCACCACGCGGCCCTTCGAGCTGTTCGGGGCGCCGTGGCTCGACGCCGATCTCCTGGCGGACGCGCTCCGGTCCGAACGGCTGCCGGGCGTCGGATTCCGCCCGGTCCGGTTCATTCCGACCTGGGACAAGCACGCCGGGAAACGGTGCCACGGGGTCGAACTCGTGGTGTCCGACCGCGAGGCGTTCCGGCCGTTCCGCACCGGCGTCGCCTGCGTCGCCGCGGCGCGTGCGCAGAACCCATCCCGTTTCCGGTGGCGGACGGAACCGTACGAATTCGTGGAGGACGTTCCCGCCTTCGACCTGCTGTGCGGCTCGGCGCGCGAGCGGAAGGCGATCGAACGGGGCCGTGGATGGCGCGATCCCGCGGCGGACTGGGCGCGCGAGGAGCGGGCGTTCATGAAGCGACGATCCCTCCACCTCCTGTACGGATCGTGA
- a CDS encoding DUF2917 domain-containing protein produces MTSLPNRTVVSVDGPAGGLAIACDSGAAWITQCCDPMDHVLTAGMDFAPQKGGKITVQVIKDGKISIRLRNPPSTEPYDSPSGALRIWRASIYRWARRFFPGGQL; encoded by the coding sequence ATGACGAGTCTGCCGAATAGAACGGTGGTGAGCGTGGACGGCCCTGCGGGCGGTTTGGCGATCGCCTGCGATTCGGGCGCTGCGTGGATCACGCAATGTTGCGACCCGATGGATCATGTCCTGACGGCCGGCATGGATTTCGCGCCGCAAAAGGGAGGGAAAATCACTGTCCAGGTCATCAAGGACGGGAAGATCTCCATCCGGCTCCGCAACCCGCCGTCCACCGAACCGTACGACTCCCCCTCGGGCGCCTTGAGGATCTGGCGCGCGTCGATATATCGGTGGGCGCGTCGTTTTTTCCCGGGGGGGCAGCTGTAA
- a CDS encoding MFS transporter encodes MSTTNRPLTVLALLLGLFLAAMEMTVVSTAMPTAVGDLGGIHLYAWVFAAYMLTMTVTLPIHGKLADLYGRKPVMIAGIAVFLGGSFLCGRADGMGELIVYRAVQGIGAGAIQPVALTIVGDLFDVHQRARVQGYLAAMWGFAGLVGPFLGGAIVQWLSWRWIFYINIPPGLAGAAMLLFAYHEKVERTEHRLDFAGAVLLSVTVVLALLAARSREGMAALVPAAAVGLALCLWTERSAPEPLLPLDLFTQPVIAVATASGVLMGAAMFSVVTYVPLYVQSVLAGSPTEAGSAIAPLSIGWPIASTLSGRLLPRIGYRAPIRGGLGVAACAALLLAFLVRPGVDLWVPRGLTFLYGLGLGFANTPLIIAVQSSVPWERRGIATASTMFGRTIGGTLSVGILGGILAAALLGSGAPAGTVDRLLGPGRDLLPPAVVRSISGALQSGMERILWAVAAIAIAAFAASLFFPALRVPPRENNGNARG; translated from the coding sequence GTGTCGACGACCAACCGCCCCTTGACCGTGCTCGCGCTCCTTCTCGGTCTCTTTCTCGCCGCGATGGAGATGACCGTCGTCTCCACGGCGATGCCCACGGCGGTGGGCGACCTGGGAGGGATCCACCTCTACGCCTGGGTGTTCGCTGCCTACATGCTGACGATGACGGTGACGCTTCCCATCCACGGCAAGCTCGCCGACCTCTACGGGCGCAAGCCGGTGATGATCGCCGGCATCGCCGTCTTCCTCGGCGGCTCCTTCCTTTGCGGCCGCGCCGACGGAATGGGCGAGCTCATCGTCTACCGCGCCGTCCAGGGGATCGGCGCCGGGGCGATCCAGCCGGTCGCCCTGACCATCGTCGGGGACCTGTTCGACGTCCATCAACGGGCCCGCGTCCAGGGGTACCTCGCCGCCATGTGGGGATTCGCGGGGCTGGTCGGCCCCTTTCTCGGAGGCGCCATCGTCCAATGGCTCTCGTGGCGCTGGATCTTCTACATCAATATCCCGCCGGGGCTGGCCGGCGCGGCGATGCTTCTCTTCGCCTATCACGAAAAGGTCGAGCGGACCGAGCACCGGCTCGATTTCGCGGGTGCGGTCCTGCTTTCGGTCACGGTGGTGCTGGCCCTTCTCGCCGCACGCTCCCGGGAGGGGATGGCGGCGCTCGTCCCGGCTGCCGCGGTCGGCCTGGCCCTCTGCCTGTGGACGGAGCGGAGCGCGCCCGAGCCGCTCCTTCCGCTCGACCTCTTCACGCAACCCGTCATCGCGGTGGCGACGGCCAGCGGGGTGCTGATGGGCGCGGCGATGTTCTCGGTCGTCACCTACGTGCCCCTGTACGTGCAAAGCGTCCTCGCGGGAAGCCCCACCGAAGCCGGCAGCGCCATCGCCCCCCTCTCCATCGGGTGGCCCATCGCATCGACGCTGTCCGGACGTCTGCTCCCGCGGATCGGGTACCGCGCCCCCATCCGCGGCGGCTTGGGCGTGGCGGCCTGCGCCGCGCTGCTGCTGGCGTTCCTCGTCCGGCCGGGCGTGGACCTGTGGGTACCGCGGGGCCTGACCTTTCTCTACGGGCTGGGGCTGGGTTTCGCGAACACGCCGCTCATCATTGCGGTGCAGTCGAGCGTCCCCTGGGAGCGCCGGGGCATCGCCACCGCAAGCACGATGTTCGGCCGCACGATCGGCGGCACGCTCTCCGTGGGGATCCTGGGCGGCATCCTCGCGGCGGCGCTCCTCGGAAGCGGAGCGCCCGCCGGAACCGTCGACCGCCTGCTCGGACCGGGACGCGACCTGTTGCCCCCCGCGGTGGTTCGGAGCATCTCGGGGGCGCTCCAGTCGGGCATGGAGCGGATCCTGTGGGCAGTTGCCGCCATCGCGATCGCGGCATTCGCGGCGAGCCTGTTCTTCCCCGCCCTCCGCGTCCCGCCGCGGGAGAACAACGGCAACGCGCGCGGATGA